In the genome of Hyphomicrobium sp. CS1GBMeth3, the window CGAGCCCGAGCCAGCGCAGCAGCGTGGCGTTGAGACGGCGGATGGTGCCGCGGCTGTCGATCTCCATGAGACCGGCCGGCAGGCTGTCCAGGCGCTCCAGGGTAGCTTCGAGCGTCGCGACGGCGCTGACCTGGCGGGCACGCTCGGCGGTGACGTCGGTCACCGTCCACAGCGCCATGGGGCCAAGCTCACGGTCGTGGCCCGGCACGAAGCACGGGCGCTGCGCCACGCGGAAGATCTGCGGCCCCTGCCCATCGGGCTTCACCTCGATCTCCTCGCGCCAGGGCTCACGGCGCGAGGCGGCGCGCTCGAGGCGGAAGTAGGCGGCGGCGGCACGCGGGTCGCTGGCGAACAGGGTTTCGAGCGCCTTGATCTCGCCGGCCGCCGTCATGCCGACCATGTCGGCGAGCGCCCGATTGGCGTAGAGCGGACGTCCGTCGCGGCGGGTGACGAGCACGCCGTCGTCGAGGCTGTTGGCGAAGGCGCGCACGAGGTCGTCATCGCGGACGCGCTCGCCGACGCGGATATGACCTGCGACGTAGCCGAAGGTGGCGAACAGGCCGAGCATGGCCAGAACCGAGAGCAGTGTCAGGAGCAGCGGCTCGCGGGATGGGGAGGCAACGAGCGCAAGCACGAGCGCGCCGACGGCCAGGGACGCGGCGATGATCGGAATGACACCGGGCTCGTGGACGCCGCCAGCGAGGGCGCGGGCGTCCGCCACGCCGGCTCGGGGTTGGCGGACATCGCTTTCGCTCATGAAGGCAAAAGCTATCTGATTCTCCGGAGGAGACGCCTCGGATGTCTTCATGGGACCTCGGGTACTCATACGCTACGCAAACCAGCCCGTGCCGTGCCGTTTCGTGACGCGGGAGACAAGCACCGAAAGCGGTCGGCGACTTGTCCCTGCGTCGTTAAATCCACACTTCGATCAATAGGGTTAAAATGGCATAAATTCCGGGCTATACGGGGCACGAGACAGCGGCTGGGAGACCGCGCCGGGTAACCTGCGCGCACGAACGTTCATGTGGGACATGCTTTATTACCTCGCGATCGTGTTGTTCCTCGCGGTCGCCATGATCGGCGGCGCCTATGCGGTTCGCACCTACTTCGGCGGCGGCGCGCCGATCTCAGCGGTCAGCTCATTATTCGGCCCCAAGCCATTGCGCCGCCTCTCCATTACCGAGCAGTTCAATCTCGACAACCGGCGCCGCCTCATTCTCATCCGGCGTGACGACGTGGAGCACCTGATCATGACCGGCGGCCCGGTCGACATCGTGCTGGAAAGCGGAATCGCCGCGCCTGCTCCCGTTCAGCCCCTGCCGAGGGCCGAGGAGGCACCGGCCGCGCGCCGCGTCGATCCCACGCTTGCGTAAGCGAGCCGGAACGCGCCAGACGGTTGATGCCGGCGCGCCTGTTGGCGATCCGGACTCGGCGGCGGCCGCGCCGTTGGTATCGTGAGCCCGGATTTGGGCCGCATTTCAAGCTCTCGGCCCGTACAGATCGGGCGGACTTTCCTTTTGCGAGGACGATTAATGGAAGCGGCTCCGCATTCACTTCGCGTCAAGACGCTCGGACTCGCGGCCTTGATACTCGTGGGCCTCAGCGGCCCCGCCGCCTGGGGGCAGACGCAGCCGGCACCGCAGCCACAGAAGGCGCCCGCCCAGCAGACGGCTCCGGCTCAGCAAACGACCCCGTCCCCTGCCCCGGCGCAAACGCCGGCTCCCGAGGGGCAACCTGCGGGCGTCGAGCAGCCGCCGGCCGA includes:
- a CDS encoding flagellar biosynthetic protein FliO, which produces MWDMLYYLAIVLFLAVAMIGGAYAVRTYFGGGAPISAVSSLFGPKPLRRLSITEQFNLDNRRRLILIRRDDVEHLIMTGGPVDIVLESGIAAPAPVQPLPRAEEAPAARRVDPTLA